A window from Pseudomonas sp. MRSN 12121 encodes these proteins:
- the parE gene encoding DNA topoisomerase IV subunit B, with product MATPSASSYNADAIEVLSGLDPVRKRPGMYTDTTRPNHLAQEVIDNSVDEALAGHAKSIQVILHADHSLEVSDDGRGMPVDIHPEEGVSGVELILTKLHAGGKFSNKNYQFSGGLHGVGISVVNALSTQVRVRVKRDGNEYQMTFADGFKATELEVVGSVGKRNTGTSVYFAPDPKYFDSPKFSVSRLKHVLKAKAVLCPGLLVSFEDKGTGEKVEWHYEDGLRSYLVDAVSEFERLPSEPFCGSLAGNKEAVDWALLWLPEGGDSVQESYVNLIPTAQGGTHVNGLRQGLLDAMREFCEFRNLLPRGLKLAPEDVWERIAFVLSMKMQDAQFSGQTKERLSSREAAAFVSGVVKDAFSLWLNANPELGMQLAELAISNAGRRLKASKKVERKRITQGPALPGKLADCAGQDPMRSELFLVEGDSAGGSAKQARDKEFQAILPLRGKILNTWEVDGSEVLASQEVHNIAVAIGVDPGAEDMSQLRYGKICILADADSDGLHIATLLCALFVQHFRPLVDAGHVYVAMPPLYRIDLGKEIYYALDEAERDGILDRLVAEKKRGKPQVTRFKGLGEMNPPQLRETTMDPNTRRLVQLTLGDDYAATSEIMDMLLAKKRAGDRKTWLESKGNLAEVLA from the coding sequence ATGGCCACTCCCAGCGCTAGCTCTTATAACGCAGACGCCATCGAAGTCCTCTCGGGCCTCGACCCGGTGCGCAAACGCCCGGGCATGTACACCGACACCACCCGGCCGAACCACCTCGCCCAGGAAGTCATCGACAACAGCGTCGACGAAGCCCTGGCGGGGCACGCGAAGTCGATCCAGGTCATCCTGCATGCCGACCATTCCCTGGAAGTATCCGACGACGGTCGTGGCATGCCGGTGGACATCCACCCCGAAGAGGGCGTGTCCGGGGTCGAGCTGATCCTCACCAAGCTCCATGCGGGCGGCAAGTTTTCCAACAAGAACTACCAGTTCTCCGGCGGTTTGCACGGGGTGGGTATTTCCGTGGTCAACGCCCTGTCGACCCAGGTGCGGGTGCGGGTCAAGCGTGACGGCAACGAATACCAGATGACTTTCGCCGACGGCTTCAAGGCCACCGAGCTGGAAGTGGTCGGCAGCGTCGGCAAGCGCAATACCGGGACCAGTGTGTACTTCGCCCCGGACCCGAAATACTTCGACTCGCCAAAATTCTCCGTCAGCCGCCTCAAGCACGTGCTCAAGGCCAAGGCCGTGCTGTGCCCGGGGCTGCTGGTCAGCTTCGAAGACAAAGGCACGGGCGAGAAAGTCGAGTGGCATTACGAAGATGGCCTGCGCTCCTACCTGGTGGACGCAGTCAGCGAATTCGAGCGCCTGCCGTCCGAACCCTTCTGCGGCAGCCTGGCAGGTAACAAGGAAGCGGTGGACTGGGCGCTGCTGTGGTTGCCCGAAGGCGGCGACAGCGTGCAGGAAAGCTACGTCAACCTGATCCCGACCGCTCAGGGCGGTACCCACGTCAATGGTCTGCGCCAGGGCCTGCTGGATGCGATGCGCGAGTTCTGCGAGTTCCGCAACCTGCTGCCGCGCGGCCTGAAACTGGCGCCGGAAGACGTCTGGGAGCGCATCGCCTTCGTGCTGTCGATGAAGATGCAGGACGCGCAGTTCTCCGGTCAGACCAAGGAGCGCCTGTCCTCCCGCGAGGCCGCGGCTTTCGTTTCGGGAGTGGTCAAGGACGCGTTCAGCCTGTGGCTCAACGCCAACCCGGAACTGGGCATGCAACTGGCGGAGCTGGCCATCAGCAACGCCGGTCGCCGCCTGAAGGCCAGCAAGAAGGTCGAGCGCAAGCGCATCACCCAGGGCCCGGCCTTGCCAGGCAAGCTGGCGGACTGCGCCGGCCAGGACCCGATGCGTTCCGAGCTGTTCCTGGTGGAAGGCGACTCCGCCGGCGGTTCGGCCAAGCAGGCGCGGGACAAGGAGTTCCAGGCGATCCTGCCGTTGCGCGGCAAGATCCTCAACACCTGGGAGGTGGATGGCAGCGAAGTCCTGGCCAGCCAGGAAGTGCACAACATTGCCGTGGCCATCGGCGTCGACCCGGGCGCCGAGGACATGAGCCAGCTGCGCTACGGCAAGATCTGCATCCTCGCCGACGCCGACTCCGACGGCCTGCACATCGCCACCTTGCTGTGCGCGCTGTTCGTCCAGCATTTCCGCCCGCTGGTGGATGCCGGTCACGTGTATGTGGCGATGCCACCGCTGTACCGCATCGACCTGGGCAAGGAAATCTACTACGCCCTCGACGAAGCCGAGCGCGATGGCATTCTCGATCGCCTGGTGGCCGAGAAGAAGCGCGGCAAGCCGCAGGTCACCCGATTCAAGGGCCTGGGCGAAATGAACCCGCCGCAACTGCGCGAAACCACCATGGACCCGAACACCCGGCGCCTGGTCCAGCTGACCCTCGGTGACGACTACGCCGCCACTTCGGAAATCATGGACATGCTGCTGGCCAAGAAGCGTGCCGGCGATCGCAAGACCTGGCTCGAATCCAAGGGCAACCTGGCCGAGGTTCTGGCCTGA
- a CDS encoding esterase-like activity of phytase family protein yields MRKGFALALLLLASSAMADTVPELKLLAEHPVDGMRGGNLSGLAQCGKELWTVSDRDDDQIYRLDTSDRVWQAETVRIDVPPVPDSGLPWGLSSRTWVASFVRGGDLDFEGITCDSAGNKYVVSESHAAVLQLAPTGSAAWLKISPIMVREARASGMLLHFNALFEGLAVNPAGDRIWLAAERERRGLLLIKRQQSVWDCDGGCVLLSEAGLEMQPPQMPEAKAVSRDFADLSLFEGKLFTLERNAFQVCRRDALTAKVERCWSFAAEALQEHRRYSQAYGLTEALVVDADGAWIGVDNNFGARADGEKRPIVWRFAAPEGGWSAKP; encoded by the coding sequence ATGCGCAAAGGCTTTGCCCTGGCGTTGCTGCTGTTGGCGAGTTCGGCGATGGCCGACACCGTGCCCGAGCTGAAGCTGCTCGCCGAGCATCCGGTCGACGGCATGCGCGGCGGCAACCTGTCGGGGCTGGCGCAGTGCGGCAAGGAGTTGTGGACGGTCTCCGACCGCGACGATGACCAGATCTATCGGCTCGATACCAGCGACCGCGTCTGGCAGGCCGAAACCGTGCGCATCGATGTGCCGCCGGTCCCGGACAGCGGCCTGCCCTGGGGCTTGAGTTCGCGCACCTGGGTGGCTTCGTTCGTGCGTGGCGGCGACCTGGATTTCGAGGGCATCACCTGCGACAGCGCCGGCAACAAGTATGTGGTCAGCGAGTCCCATGCGGCGGTGTTGCAGTTGGCGCCGACGGGGTCGGCCGCCTGGCTGAAGATCTCGCCGATCATGGTGCGCGAGGCGCGGGCCAGCGGCATGTTGCTGCATTTCAATGCGCTGTTCGAAGGTCTGGCGGTCAACCCGGCCGGCGACAGGATCTGGCTGGCCGCCGAGCGCGAGCGTCGCGGCCTGCTGTTGATCAAGCGCCAGCAGAGCGTCTGGGACTGCGACGGTGGTTGTGTGCTGCTCAGCGAAGCCGGGCTGGAAATGCAGCCGCCACAGATGCCGGAAGCCAAGGCTGTCTCGCGGGATTTCGCCGACCTGTCGCTGTTCGAGGGCAAGTTGTTCACCCTCGAGCGCAACGCGTTCCAGGTCTGCCGCCGCGATGCCTTGACGGCCAAGGTCGAGCGTTGCTGGTCGTTCGCCGCCGAGGCACTGCAGGAGCATCGGCGTTATTCACAGGCCTATGGCCTGACCGAGGCGCTGGTGGTGGATGCCGACGGGGCCTGGATCGGCGTGGATAACAACTTCGGCGCCCGTGCCGATGGCGAAAAACGTCCGATCGTCTGGCGCTTTGCCGCGCCCGAAGGCGGCTGGAGCGCCAAGCCTTGA
- a CDS encoding TIGR02281 family clan AA aspartic protease: MSQPPGKRAGRVLLVLAWGAGLFLATRFFGEWEQRQENPNAVVTSQQHEGYIEVKLVGNGQGHFVASGQINGRPVDFMLDTGATDVSIPSGLAERLGLEKGAPVTLSTANGRSEGYRTRLDSLQLGDIVLRDVRALVAPGLGGEQVLLGMSALKKLEFTQRGGTLLLRQTTN; this comes from the coding sequence TTGAGCCAGCCACCGGGCAAGCGTGCCGGACGCGTGCTGCTGGTGCTGGCCTGGGGCGCCGGGTTGTTCCTGGCGACGCGGTTTTTCGGCGAGTGGGAACAGCGCCAGGAGAATCCCAACGCTGTCGTCACTTCGCAACAACATGAGGGTTACATCGAAGTGAAGCTGGTCGGTAACGGCCAGGGGCATTTCGTCGCCAGCGGCCAAATCAACGGCCGGCCGGTGGATTTCATGCTCGATACCGGAGCGACCGATGTGTCGATTCCGTCCGGGCTGGCCGAGCGTCTCGGCCTGGAGAAGGGCGCGCCCGTGACCCTGAGCACCGCCAATGGTCGCAGCGAGGGTTACCGGACCCGCCTCGACAGCCTGCAACTGGGCGATATCGTCCTGCGGGACGTCCGGGCCCTGGTGGCGCCGGGCCTGGGGGGCGAGCAGGTACTGCTGGGCATGAGCGCCTTGAAAAAACTTGAATTTACCCAGCGTGGCGGCACTTTGCTGCTGCGCCAGACAACGAACTGA
- the parC gene encoding DNA topoisomerase IV subunit A yields the protein MSDSLDLSLDGVERRSLADFTENAYLNYSMYVIMDRALPHIGDGLKPVQRRIVYAMSELGLDADSKHKKSARTVGDVLGKFHPHGDSACYEAMVLMAQPFSYRYTLVDGQGNWGAPDDPKSFAAMRYTEARLSRYSEVLLSELGQGTADWGPNFDGTLQEPLVLPARLPNILLNGTTGIAVGMATDVPPHNLREVATACVRLLDEPKATVEQLCEHIQGPDYPTEAEIITPRADLLKIYETGRGSVRMRAVYRVEDGDIVVTALPHQVSGAKVLEQIAAQMQAKKLPMVADLRDESDHEHPCRIVIIPRSNRVDPDELMQHLFATTELESSYRVNVNIIGLDGKPQLKNLRALLVEWLEFRVLTVRRRLQFRLDKVERRLHLLDGLLIAYLNLDEVIHIIRTEDQPRAKLIERFALSEVQADYILDTRLRQLARLEEMKLRAEQDELLKEQAKLQALLNSEAKLKKLVRSELLQDAETYGDDRRSPIVERAEAKALSENELMPTEPVTVVLSEKGWVRCAKGHDIDATGLSYKAGDGFKTSAIGRSNQFAVFIDSTGRSYSVAAHTLPSARGQGEPLTGRLTPPPGANFECVLLPDDEALYVIASDAGYGFVVKGEDLQAKNKAGKALLSLPNNAKVLLPRQVSDREQNWLASVTTEGRLLVFKISDLPQLGKGKGNKIIGIPGERVASREEFVTDIAVLPEGATLVLQAGKRTLSLKADDLEHYKGERGRRGNKLPRGFQRVDALLVETLN from the coding sequence ATGAGCGACTCCCTGGATCTCAGCCTGGATGGCGTAGAACGCCGATCGCTGGCTGACTTCACCGAAAATGCCTACCTCAACTACTCCATGTACGTGATCATGGACCGTGCTCTGCCGCATATCGGCGACGGCCTGAAACCGGTACAGCGGCGTATCGTCTACGCCATGAGTGAGCTGGGGCTGGATGCCGATTCCAAGCACAAGAAATCCGCCCGTACGGTCGGTGACGTGCTGGGTAAGTTCCACCCCCACGGCGACTCGGCCTGCTACGAAGCCATGGTGCTGATGGCGCAGCCGTTCAGCTACCGCTACACCCTGGTGGACGGCCAGGGCAACTGGGGTGCGCCGGACGATCCCAAGTCCTTCGCCGCCATGCGCTATACCGAGGCACGCCTGTCGCGTTATTCCGAAGTCCTGCTCAGCGAGCTGGGCCAGGGCACCGCGGACTGGGGGCCGAACTTCGACGGCACCTTGCAGGAACCCCTGGTATTGCCGGCACGTTTGCCGAATATCCTGCTCAATGGCACCACCGGCATCGCCGTGGGCATGGCCACCGACGTGCCGCCGCACAACCTGCGCGAAGTCGCCACGGCCTGCGTGCGCCTGCTGGACGAGCCCAAGGCCACGGTCGAACAGCTCTGCGAGCACATCCAGGGGCCTGACTACCCGACCGAAGCGGAGATCATCACCCCGCGTGCGGACCTGCTGAAAATCTACGAGACCGGTCGTGGTTCGGTGCGCATGCGCGCCGTGTATCGCGTCGAGGATGGCGACATCGTCGTTACCGCGCTGCCGCATCAGGTGTCCGGTGCCAAGGTGCTGGAGCAGATCGCCGCGCAGATGCAGGCCAAGAAGCTGCCGATGGTCGCCGACCTGCGGGACGAGTCCGACCACGAGCATCCTTGCCGGATCGTGATCATTCCGCGCTCCAACCGAGTCGATCCCGACGAGCTGATGCAGCATCTGTTCGCTACCACCGAGCTGGAATCCAGCTACCGGGTCAACGTCAACATCATCGGCCTGGACGGCAAGCCGCAGTTGAAGAACCTGCGTGCCCTGCTGGTGGAGTGGCTGGAGTTCCGCGTGCTGACCGTGCGCCGCCGCCTGCAGTTCCGCCTGGACAAGGTCGAGCGGCGCCTGCACCTGTTGGACGGCTTGCTGATTGCCTACCTCAACCTGGATGAAGTGATCCATATCATCCGTACCGAGGACCAGCCGCGGGCCAAGCTGATCGAGCGTTTCGCCCTGAGCGAAGTGCAGGCCGACTACATCCTCGATACCCGTCTGCGTCAATTGGCGCGCCTGGAAGAGATGAAGCTGCGCGCCGAGCAGGATGAATTGCTCAAGGAACAGGCCAAGCTGCAGGCCTTGCTCAACAGCGAAGCCAAGCTCAAGAAACTGGTGCGTAGCGAGCTGCTGCAGGACGCCGAAACCTACGGCGACGACCGTCGTTCGCCGATCGTCGAGCGGGCCGAGGCCAAGGCCCTGTCGGAAAACGAGCTGATGCCGACGGAGCCGGTCACGGTCGTTCTGTCGGAAAAAGGCTGGGTGCGTTGCGCCAAGGGGCATGATATCGACGCCACTGGCCTGTCCTACAAGGCTGGGGACGGTTTCAAGACGTCGGCTATCGGCCGCTCCAACCAGTTCGCGGTGTTTATCGACTCCACCGGGCGCAGCTATTCGGTGGCCGCGCATACATTGCCGTCGGCCCGTGGCCAGGGCGAACCGCTGACCGGGCGCCTGACGCCGCCGCCGGGCGCGAACTTCGAATGTGTATTGCTGCCGGACGACGAAGCGCTGTACGTGATCGCCTCTGACGCAGGCTACGGTTTCGTGGTCAAGGGCGAGGACCTGCAAGCCAAGAACAAGGCGGGCAAGGCGCTGCTGAGCTTGCCGAACAACGCCAAGGTCCTGTTGCCACGCCAGGTGAGCGATCGTGAGCAGAACTGGCTGGCCTCGGTGACCACCGAAGGGCGTTTGCTGGTGTTCAAGATCAGCGACCTGCCGCAGCTGGGCAAGGGCAAGGGCAACAAGATCATCGGCATCCCGGGTGAGCGGGTGGCCAGTCGCGAAGAGTTCGTGACCGATATCGCGGTGTTGCCAGAGGGCGCGACGCTGGTGCTGCAGGCCGGTAAACGCACCCTGTCGCTCAAGGCCGACGACCTCGAACACTACAAGGGAGAACGCGGCCGTCGCGGTAACAAACTGCCACGAGGTTTCCAGCGAGTGGATGCGTTGTTGGTAGAGACTCTCAATTAG